The genomic DNA AGTTTTACACCTGTACGGGTTAGGACTTGGGCTAATTCTATGCCATTGAGAGTAATATTTTCCCCTAAAAATAATAAACCCCCATCCGCAGCAGGCATTCCATGTCCAGCATAAAAAAACACGTTGTAAGTTCTAGTTTCCAACTCTTGAATCAACTGTTGTGGAGTAGGTTGTAACAGTGTTTTTACCATACAAGCTGCCACAGTATTTTGATTCTTTGAGTTACATTCCGACAAAATTTTTTCGAGAATAGCCGCTTCTTTTTCTAGTTCTAGATTGTCATCCAGTCCTAAAACCAACAAAACATTTAAAGCCAAATCAGCCCGTAAATTAGTTAAAGGTTCAACTTCACTGGTAGTCCGACTGAATAAAATATCTTGGGAAAGAGAAATAGCTGACTGACCTGGTTCTCGCTGCATAATTTCCCAAGGTAGAGCGATCAAATCAGGATCACGGATTTCCAATCTGAGACGTAAACGCTTATTTTGACCCATTGCTATACCGCGACTACGTTCCAAACTTCCTAAAATTGGACCATCGAAGACCCAACGCCATAAACTTATCCCCAGATATTGCATTAAGCGACTACTGTAGGGGCTTGAAGTTTGGACTATTTGGTTAAAATCTGTGGGTAATTGATTTGTCCCTGAATTGGTCACTGAAGCAATATCAAGGGGACTATGACCAGCAAACATTTGCTGCCACTCTTGCCAAACTTGACTCAATTCAGGGGAAAAAACACAGTCGCACAACACATAGCCACTAGGATAGGGAGATTTTACCACCCAAATGGCGAAGTTATCAGTGCCAGTATTGACTAGACGAGAAATCGCCACATTTAGGCAGGACATGGATTTGTAGAAACTAAACTCTAAGAATTAACAAATAAATGTGATTTTGTTTTTCACCTGCATCATCATATCCCATGATGGCAATAACAATCACTCAGTCCCTAAAGTTGGATTAACTGGTGATGGTGGTTGTTTTTCCTCGGTGTTTGGGGTTTCTTGACCTCCTCTCTGACCAGGTGTCGGAGTAGCAGGTTGGGTTTCTGATGGGGTAGTCAATAGAGGTTTTGGTAGTTCAGGAGGGGACTGTTTTTCTTTTTGGGTTTTGTACCAGTATCCTAGATAAGCAGATCCTAAAAATACCCCGAAAATAATTACCAACTGTAACAAGAATTTGCTGCCGAGTTTGGGCTGAGTATCTGCAATTACTTGAGTTTGTTGTTGAGAATTACTTGATGAAATAGTGTCATCACTAGCTTCTGGAGTCAGATTAACTGTTTTGCTGGTGGATATATCAGGAATTTCTGCTTTGATTTTTATATCTGGTTCAGAGTAATTGATTTGATAATGTACTAAAGCAATTGTGACATTATCATGGCCATTTTTCGTATTAGCAATTTCTATGAGTCGTGTGGCAACATCTGGTAAATTTGCTTCCCCATTAATAATTGGTAATATTTCTGTATCCCAACACTCTTCTACCCGGTCAAAATCACTCAGTCCATCGGAAGTAAGCAGGAATACTGCATCTTCATCAATGATAAATCTTTGGGCAGTAGGATGTAATGAGCCACTCTTGCTCATGCCCAAGGCCTGGACTAGAGAACCAGAACCACTATGTTGTAAAGCTTCACGGTAAACAGCATAGCCTAGTCGTACCTCACGGGATGCAACATCATCATCTAAGGTAATTTGATTACAACCATGGCGTGTAATCCAGTAAGCACGACTATCACCAATATGGGTGATATACATTTCATGGGCAATGGGCAAGGCCATCACCAAGGTAGTTCCCATTCTTTGGCGGCCTTGGCGATTTTCCGTATCATTCCGTTGACTGATTTTATCATTGACCAAGGCTACGGCCTGTTCTAAATCAGTCATTAGTGTGACAGGATCTATATTTTGGTAGGGAACTGAAGTCAGTTCAATGACCTGTTGCTGAATTGTTTCAATCGCTAAATTTGAGGCTATGTTACCTCCCTCATGTCCACCAATTCCATCACAAACAATAGCTAAAGCGTGGGTATAGGGTGGTTTACTGACTAAAAAGCCACTAGGTGGGTAACAGGCATCTTCATTACGTTGACGACTAGGCCCTGTATCTGTTTGGGTGATAATTTTGATTGTTGTGCTTTGAGTGGGGGGATTTTTTCCCGCAGAGGCTGTCCCCAGTGCTGTTAATCCTTGATCTAAAACAGCGATCAATTGCTCTGATGAAGTTATTTCGCCCTTAATTAAAGCATTACTAATTTGTTTGAGAAATTCAGCTATGGCTGGTTTGGCTTTTTTAACCAGTTGTTGCCAAAATTCTCCTAGTTGTGACAATGTGGGGGCTAGTTGGCTATCAAAATGCAGTTCTAGTAACCTGACCAATGCCCCTTCTACTCTGATTAAATCAGGATCTAATAAACTTGCAGCCACTCCTTCTGTCACTAGAGGTTGCCATAGATGGGCTATCTGCCACAGCCAATTCATCTGTCGTATTGATGAGGCTTCACCCCAGGCAGTTATCAACTGGTTACAAATCTTTACTTGGGTAAAGGTACTATCGGCCAACAATGGGGGTTTTTCTAGAAGTAATACTTCTGAGTCAGATTTTCCCTCATTCATTGATAGTATTCCGTATACTTGGGGTATGTGCAAGCGATAGGGAATTAGCTTGAGATAAGCTTTTATTTTTTCTAATTTATCTAATTCAGGAATCTGGGGTAGTAAACCGGGTTTGAGATCAAGGACTATTGATTGATCAATGACCAAATAACGATCGGCAAGAATTTCTCCAGGACTACCCAGGCTCAAACTATCTCCTACTACCCACAGATAAATCTTGGGTAAGGCTGTGGAGCATCGCTGGCAAAACTTGTGTGTCAAAGGGTTGGCCGCTTGACAATATTCATTTGGGCAGTAAAGGGTTGCCGCGTCATTTTCCATATTTTTCGCACCGATCAGCGATTTGCAATTTATTACAACAGCATGGTTAGCGGTAATTTAGTCCGCTGATGTTTTTGTATTCAACATCATAACTTCTCTTGCTTTGTAACTCTTGATCCGCAAAGCTATCAATTCTACCCTGTGACTAAAGCCGAATTTTGGTAAATTGCTCTGGGGACTATGTAAATGGTAATGGAGACTTGAAGATTTTTGAATCTTTCTCTTTTACCTATTCCCTATTCCCTGTTTCCTGATTTGATTAACTTCTTATCTGTACCATAACTTTTTTCAGGGGCTGGTTTTGCCATACCCCTATTTTTGTTGGTGAGTTATGTTGTTCTGGGTGAAGTTATAAATTTTGTAAATCACCAACTCTAGTTCTCCAGCTTATTGGTCAGCTTTGACTGCAATCTGGGGTAATCCCATGCTGTAGTTAGTAACTCGGCTGGAGAGATTGTAACTAATTTCGCCTTTTTGTAAGAGCGATCGCAAAAAATGCTCCAGGTCTGACCCAATCCTACGTAAGTTATAGTCTGTCAGGTCTAATCCGCTGGAAGCTTCTACGAGTTCATCGAATTTGCGATAAACTTTTTGCAGAGTATCTTCGTTCCAGTTAAATTCGTTGTCTGGATCAATATCTAATGTTAAGACTTGATGACTAGGAACTAATTCGTCTTTGTCCATTTCCGCTGCAAAAATGCGAATATGCCTGGTTGTGGACTTGAGTAGCGTCGGGTTATCCATAAAATGTGTAAGATTCTGGTTAGTTACACTGCCATAATTTTAACTGTTTCTCTAGTTTTCGTGATTAGTTATTGATGGATCTTTAACCGGACACCAGATCACTAGGTAGTAAAAGTAATAGGATCAGCTACCAGTTCACAATACTTAAATCATTTATGAGGTCACGGAAGCGGAAAAATATTTATTCTTGCCATAGTATAAGCAAGAGTCACAAAATCAAGCTGACCCTTTTTTAGCGTTTATGGGATCATGAGAATGTATGTAAATACTCACCGTTTAAAATCTTTTGTACTTCTTCACATAAAGCTAAATTGGTCTATTATTTGTATATGTGATTTTCAATAACCCAATTATCATATTTTATCACTTGACCAATAATTATTTGATGGTAACAATCATGCAAATTTATCCATGCAATCAAACCTAAACCCAAAATCCAATCAGTGTTTTTTATTTATTTGATGCAGATACTGATGAAAAAAACTAACAATTGATATTTTCAAATATATCTGTCTCTATCGAAGTTTTGATATGTAAGTCATGTAGAAAAAATAACCAAGTATTGATGTTAGAAAAGACACGGTGGCTGTTGTCAGGTATATAACGGTTATTGACGTTTACATAAAGTTGATGTAAAAACTTTTAAAAAGGTTGGACAAGTTCTTACAAAAACTTTATTGTATGGAATCTCAAAAATTGAATAATAGTTTATGACTTAGATATGCCATAACTATCACAGGATCATTAAAACCTCAGCACAAAAATCCAATTGTTACAAAAATAGGGGGGAGTAAAAAATGGAACGAAACTATATGGATGAGGAAACTGTCTTACATTCTCAAAATTCTTTGTATTTAAAGGAAATATAAAGAAATTTTTTTCTGGATATTTTGCCTCCTCACCTGTATAAACACCAAGTAGAAGGAATCCTCAAGACTATGAACTCCAAAGCATTACCGCGTCAAATCAATAATCTCGAAGTCGGTGTTTATGAGTGTGAAATACATCTCAAGTTCCGTTTGATTGAGGAAAAAAGTCTGTTGGGCGATCGCGAACAACTTTTGCAAGTCCTCCTAGACGCACTCACTGAGGGATCTGATGATTTTTTAGAAACTCTACAAGCTTCTGTCAAGGCACAGGAGGTTTCTGAGTTTAAAGCCTCACCCCAAATGAGGAGACAACTCATGCGGTTAAGAAACTTTGCTGATAACAATCAATAGTTAGCGGCTTTGTTGTGAGTATTAACAAATGCTTGATCTAATTATCTACCTCAAAATATAAAGGTTTAATGAAGATTGAGCTTGTATAAAATGAACCTACAAAACAATCCAAAATCAATTTATGGGAAGTTCAAGTAGGCATCTACATTAGTCTGTCCATGTTGCACTACCACTAAAACTAAATCAATGTTGATTTGGGCTACCACGTTTTATACTCAGGGAAATATAACAACGACTAGGGTTCTGTTTCCATGTCAATTACTTAAATCCATTCCTTAAATTGAGCTATCAGGCTCTTCCAGGTGCATTTTACCAATTGTTTTTATTTTGAATAATGAACGCCTACAGCGTCTTGCTACTGAGCTAAACCATGTTCTAGAGCAAAACGTACTAATTCTGTACGGCTGTTAGTCCCTGTTTTACTAAATAAACGACTTACATATTTCTCTACATTGCGGACGCTTGTTTCTAAACGCCGGGCAATTTCTTTATTCATTAATCCTTGTGCTACCAAGTTCAAAACACTTTGCTCCCTGGGAGTTAAATCTATTTTAAAAGGGGGTGGAGATTGAGAAATTGTGGTTCTAGGACTTAATAAGTCTTTGATTTTAGAAATTTCGTGGGCTAATTTGGCAATGTCCATATTTTCACTATCTTCTCCTGGGGCTGGCACTTGAGCCATGCGACGAGATAGTAAGTTCTCCACTATAGCGATCAATTCATCAGGATCAAAAGGTTTGGGTAAATAGGCATCTACACCAGCTTGATAACCTTGGATGCGATCGCCTGTCATCCCCTTAGCCGTTAAAAACACCACTGGTAAGGCTTGAAAACGGGGATTATCTCGCAGTTGCTTGAGAAACTGATAGCCATCTACCTGGGGCATCATAATATCAGAAATGACTAAATCAGGTGTATTTTGCTGCATCAAGTCCCAACCTTCACGGGCGTTACTGGCAACTTGAACGCTGAAGCCACTTTCTTGTAAATATTCTTTAACGGCTTCTCTTAATCCTGGTTCATCATCTACCAGTAACAGTTGTGCTGACATTGACAATTTCCTTCAGTGTACTTATTTCTAATTTAGCGAAAGTTAGGATGATTTGGTACTGGGTTTATAGTTTTTATAGGATGTGACCAGAATCAGGTGACTGGTGACAGTATTAGAAGCCTGTTACTGTCTAAGTTTCATCACTTATTGATCTCCTCACCGCCTTGTCTGTGGCTATACTTTAAATTTCTAATTTTAAATTTCTAATTTCTAATTTCTGATTTTTCCATAAATGTTACGAATATTGTATGATGAGAAATGCTGTCTTTTAGTACCTGATCGTACCTGAAAATTTTTATGGCGAAAAAGAGCATGATTGAGCGCGAAAAAAAACGCGCTAAGTTGGCAGAAAAGTATGCTGCAAAACGGGAAGCACTTTTAGAAGAGTTCAAACAAGCAGAATCTCCCCTAGATAAGTTAGAAATTCATCGTAAGATTCAACAGCTACCTCGGAACAGCGCACCTAGCCGTCATCAAAACCGTTGCTGGGTAACTGGCCGTCCTAGAGGAGTTTACCGTGATTTTGGACTATCTCGGAACGTTCTGCGGGAATGGGCGCACCAAGGTTTGTTACCTGGAGTTGTCAAGTCTAGCTGGTAGTCAGTGGTCAACCGCTTCGCGGAAGTCAAAAGTCAAAAGTCAAAAGTATAATGACCGATGACTGATGACTAATGACCAATGATCAAATTATTACTGTCCACAACAACTATCAATTCCCAGGCTGTCTAAAAGTAGATCGCTAACAGCGTTGGCGATCGCAAACTCTCCATAAAAGCTTTTAGAAAAATCAAATGCTTTCATCTCTGTGATAATAGCAATCACTAAAGAGCCTAAGTCATTTTCACCTTCCATCCGTTGTCTGACAAAAATTTGTGCCGCACGTTGGGCAATTTTTTGATTAACTGCTTCGGGAATAAATTCCGTATCTAGCCACAGTCGTAAATGTTGTTGTAACCATTCGCCTTCTAATTGAGGATTTTCGGTAGGTGGTAGGGTAATTGGTGGAATTGGCTGAGTCATGTTTGTATATCTTAAATAGACTTTGTTTACCAAGGTGATCTTCTGCCATTTTAGATTTTGAATACAGGGTTTCAGATTGTCAAAGTCTTACTATATAGACTTTGCATCTTGCCATATTCAAAATCATGGCTCAACTTGGTATTAGAAAAACGCACAATCAGGCTAATAACAGCTAAATGCGTTCCGGTGGGGGTTTTTTCATGATTTTTACAAACTATGGAATATGATGTTGCTGCTATTATCCGAGGTTATGCTCAAGGCTATTTTCTCATGGCTGATGAGTATGATCATTTAGGATGGTATGGAAGTAAGGAAAGAACGTTGATTCCTTTAGATGAAAGATTTCGTTATCCTAAGTCACTACAACGGGTTTTGAACCAAGAAAGATTTACAGTAGCCATTAACCGTGACTTTATGGGTGTAGTAGCAGGATGTGCTAACCGAGAAACAACTTGGATTTCTCCAGAATTAAAAAAAATTTATTCACTATTATATGAAACTGGTTATGCTTATAGTTTTGAAACTTGGCAAGGTGATCAACTTGCTGGGGGAATTTTAGGGGTTGTTATTGGTGGTGCTTTTATTGGTGAATCAATGTTTTACAACATTCCTGAAGGTTCTAAGGTAGCAATGGTCAAGCTGGTAGAAAGATTGCGTCAACGGAAATTTCTGCTATTTGATGCCCAAATGATGAATCCCCATTTAGCCAGATTTGGCGCGTATCCTGTTAATAGTGAAGAATATGAAATTTTACTCAGACAGGCTTTACAAATACCATGCTGTTTCCAATAAGGGTGTAGGTTTTCGTTTTCCTCCTTTGCTTCCCCTCCCTGCTTTTACCTGTTAGCAAAACGACGAACAGCAAATAAACTACCCATTAAACCAACAATTGCGCCAAAACCCAAGAGAATCAAGGGTAATAGTAAGTTTTGCATCAAAGTTAACTGTAAACCATTACTAATAAACTGGATAAAGTCGGGTTGATTGGCTAGTAAACGGTTGATAAATTGCTGAGTGACAGAAATAAAACTCCAGGCCATCGCTCCACCCACTAAACCAAAAGAAATCCCTTGTAGAATGAATGGTAGATAAATCCAAGCTCTAGTTGCTCCCACTAATTGCATAATTTCAATTTCCCGACGACGTGCCATGACAATCAGGCGAATTGTGGTTGTGGTGACGGCGATCGCTGTTAAAGTTAAAATAACTGTAATAGTTAAAGTTAACCAATTTAAACCACGATGTAGTTGGGCAATGCGTTTTACGGCTTCATCTACATACTGAACTACATCTACACCGGGTATTTTTGCCAGTTGCGTAGCTAAATCAATGACAACTTCAGGATTAGTTGCTTTTACCTTAATTTCGTCTACTAGAGGATTTCCCCCCAGTTGTTGGTTTGCTCCTTCAATATTAGTTAAGCCTAATTCTTGAACTAATTTAGTCCAAGCTTGATCTTTAGTAATAATTTCTACTCCGGCAATGTTAGGGATTTTATCTACCATCGGTTCAAGATTGATTGCTTGCACACCGGGTTCTAAATACACTGATAATTCCAATTGATTACCAAACTGATTTAGTAGTGCTTCTACTTGCCAAGAAGTTTGTAAACTTAATCCAAATAAAAATAGTAATACTGTCATGGTACTGACAGCTGCCCAATTCATCCAACCGCCTCTTTGTAAACCCAGGAAAGTTTCTTTGAGTAGATAATCTAGTTTGGTAAAAAATTTCAACATTGAAAATTTAAAATGTGAATAGGTAATTACTTTCTGATGCTAGTTGGTCTACTTTTCGGGCATAAATATGGGAAGGTCACGCTGGCGGTTTTTCCCTATAGTATTAGCCAAAATTGTTCTCATTGTGGTCAAAAAGTATAAAAATCTTTGTGTGTGCCACTACACAATTTATCAGTGTTCAGTAATACTAAATATATATAGCAGTCAGTCGTCAGGATAATTGGGACAATATTAGATTCTGGGATATTGGACAGACAAGAGTGTTGAACATCTTAATTCAGACTGCTGACTGTTGTATGTACGAATCGCTATTAGAGGAGAATCACCTTGAACCAAGCGACATTACACCAGTTGAAGGTGTTCGAGGCCGCTGCAAGACACGGTAGCTTTACCCGTGCTGCTGAAGAATTGTTTCTTACCCAGCCGACAGTATCAATGCAAATCAAGCAGTTGACTAAATCTGTGGGATTACCATTGTTTGAGCAGGTGGGAAAACGTCTATTTTTAACAGAAGCAGGAGAGGAGTTATTTGCTACTTGTCGCCAGATTTTTGAAACCATAGCCCAATTTGAAATGAAAGTGGCAAATTTAAAAGGGCTAAAACAAGGTCAATTACGTCTGGCTGTGATTACAACCGCAAAGTATATTATTCCTCGTTTACTTGGGCCTTTTTGTCAACTGTATCCAGGAATTGATATTTCCTTGAAAGTTACTAACCATGAGGGAATTTTAGATCGCATGATTGCGAATATGGATGATTTGTATATCATGAGCCAAGTTCCAGACCGTTTAGATATCAATTATGAGCCTTTTTTAGAAAATCCTTTGGTGGTTTTTGCACCGGCAAATCATCCTTTGGCTCAGGAAAAAAATATTCCTATAGAACGATTAGCAGATGAACCGTTTATTATGCGTGAACCAGGTTCAGGTACACGTCGCGCTGTGCAAAATCTTTTAGAGGAACATGACGTGAAGGTTAAAGTCAAGTTGGAGTTAGGGAGTAATGAAGCGATTAAACAGGCAATAGCTGGAGGTTTAGGAATTTCAGTTTTATCTCGGCATACTTTATTAACGGATGCTCATGAGTTTAGTATTTTAGATATACAGCATTTTCCTATTAAACGGACTTGGTACATAGCTCATCCGGCGGGTAAACATTTATCTATTGTCGCTCGTACTTATTACGACTATCTGCTAGATGCAGCTAAGAAGATTGTGGAAAACGAGATTGCACCTTTAAGTATTAAAATTGACTTGCCTCCAGAGTAAAATAGCGGGAGTTGACAGGTATAAATGCTTTGACTTTGATTTCCTCACAGCTTTAATATTCAAAACTAATAATTGCTTGAAGTTTAAACTTTACTCATTGACAATTAACTAACAGAAATATTAAACCAGTAAGGAGTTATCAATGATGACGATGGAAAATTTAAATCTCATGTTTAAATCCTATGGTTGAAATTGATAATTGAATGCGGAAATAACTGTTAACTATGGGGGAAAACTGACAGTGGCGAACTCGGAAGTATCATCTTGGCGTAAAACTATAGATAGTAAGATTGCTGCTGTTACCGTCTATGGTGATAAGGCTCTGGTGACAAGACGAGGTTTAATATCGTTAACTGGAGAGGAAAGAGAGTTATTAATTACACCATTACCGATGACTCTAGAAACGGATTCTGTGAGGGTAAGCGGTAATGGTACAGTAGAAGTACGGTTGCTGGGAGTGAGCAGTGATCGCATTTATACTACTGAACCTGTGGCGGAAAAGGTAGCACAGATCACAAGACAAATCCAGCAGTTAGAATCGGAAAAGCGCCATCTCCAAGCCCAAATAGATGCTTTGGCTTTACAATCTAGTTTTATTACTGGTTTGGGTCAAAAGACTGAAGAACCTTTTGCTCAAAGTTTGTCTAGGAAGAATCTGAATTTAAGCGAAACCTTGGATTTTCTTAACTTTATTGGTAGTCAGTATAGCGAATATGCGATTTCTGCTGGAGAATGCAGAACCCAACAACAGGAATTAGAAAAACAATTACAACCACTCCGCGCAACATTACAAAAAATCCAGACACCACACCCCAAGGAAAGCTTAAATATTACAGTAGAAGTTGAAGTTACAGATTCTGGAGAATTTGAGTTAGAAATTTCTTATGTAGTAAATCGTGCTAGTTGGAAACCACTTTATGATTTACGGGTTGATAGTAAAAACAATGTTCTACATTTAACTTATTTAGCAGAGGTTAACCAAACCACAGGAGAAGACTGGGTAGATGTACCCTTGACTCTTTCTACAGCTAAATTGGGTTTAGGTTCGTTACCACCCAAATTAAAACCTTGGTATATTGATATTCCCCGTATTCGTGCTGATGATCCTGTCAATGTTCAGCGTTCCATGTCTCCACCCCCAGCGATGGCTGTGCTTTTACCTAATCCTCCTCATGCTTCAAAATCTATACAAGAAGAGAGTGAGGAAAATTTTATTAATGCAGAAACTGTAGTTACGGAAGTATCTAAACAAGGTAGTGTAGTTACATTTAAACTGAATCATGGTGGTCATATTCCTACGGATGGTACTCCCCATAAAACCACTATTTTTCAGGCTGATTATCCTTGTCATTTCAACTATGTAGGAATACCACGTTTAGTTAGTTTTGCTTATTTACAAGCTAACGTGAAGAATCCTCCTGACGGTGCGATTTTATTACCAGGAACAGCGAATATTTTCCGAGATACTATTTTTGTTGGTACAAGTCCATTAACAAATATTGCTCCGGGACAAGAATTTACAATTAATTTGGGTATAGATGAAGGTTTAAAAATTGAGCGTGATTTAGTTGAACGTCAGGTAGATAAGAAATTAATGAGTAGTCAACGTCGGGTGACTTATGCTTATCGCTTGGTGGTGACTAATTTATTAAATCAAGCAGCGAATTTAAAGTTAACTGAACAATTACCAGTTAGTAAGAATGAGCAAATTAAGGTGCGCTTGACTCGTTCTCATCCGCAAATTCAGTTAGGGGAAATGGGTGTTTTAGAATGGGATATTTTATTTGCAGCGCAGGAAAAGCAAGAATTTTATTATCAGTTTACTGTTGAGTATCCGTCAGAGTTAACGGTGTTGGGGTTGGATATTTAATCATTCAATGATCATATTTTTTTAGCCATTGGCGAAATTTTCTGAGGGTAGGACTTCTGCCGATAGTTCGACTTTGTTCAACAAACTGAGGAATTATTTCCTTAATTGGTAATTTAGGAAAATTAGGGCTAATTTCTGATTCTATATATTTACCATTTTCAAAAATATTAATCTGTAACTTATCATTTGCATATCGCCATATTTCAGGAACTGCTAATGCTAAGTAAGCATTCAACTGGGTTTTAGATGTGACATCAATTTCTATTACTAAATCAGGTGGTGGATCAATTGTTAAATCTATCTTTTCTTTGCCAATCATCCGCGCATGATTTTGAATATAAAACGAGTCATCAGGTTCTATACCACTATCCATATCTTCACGTTTAAAAGTAGTTGAACCAAAAGATTCACAATCAATTTCTAATTCTTCTAGGATAATTTTAACTAAATCTCCAATGATGACTTTGGCTACTTCATGCTTTGGTAATGGCATCCTGATTTCTAAATTTCCCTGACTATAAGCTAATTTACTGGCACGATGTTCGCCTAATTCTGTTAATATTTCCTCAAATTCTTGCCAAGCAATATTGTGTAATATAATTCTATGTCCTGGAGGTACTGTTAATTGTCTTAGTTGTAATGTTACCATTATTAATTATTAGGCTATTTGTAGTTATTTTAGCAATATAATTAGGTTTCATACCAAGATGCGATAATTGTGAGCCTTATATGTAAATTTGGTAATTCCTTTATA from Okeanomitos corallinicola TIOX110 includes the following:
- a CDS encoding mucoidy inhibitor MuiA family protein, which codes for MANSEVSSWRKTIDSKIAAVTVYGDKALVTRRGLISLTGEERELLITPLPMTLETDSVRVSGNGTVEVRLLGVSSDRIYTTEPVAEKVAQITRQIQQLESEKRHLQAQIDALALQSSFITGLGQKTEEPFAQSLSRKNLNLSETLDFLNFIGSQYSEYAISAGECRTQQQELEKQLQPLRATLQKIQTPHPKESLNITVEVEVTDSGEFELEISYVVNRASWKPLYDLRVDSKNNVLHLTYLAEVNQTTGEDWVDVPLTLSTAKLGLGSLPPKLKPWYIDIPRIRADDPVNVQRSMSPPPAMAVLLPNPPHASKSIQEESEENFINAETVVTEVSKQGSVVTFKLNHGGHIPTDGTPHKTTIFQADYPCHFNYVGIPRLVSFAYLQANVKNPPDGAILLPGTANIFRDTIFVGTSPLTNIAPGQEFTINLGIDEGLKIERDLVERQVDKKLMSSQRRVTYAYRLVVTNLLNQAANLKLTEQLPVSKNEQIKVRLTRSHPQIQLGEMGVLEWDILFAAQEKQEFYYQFTVEYPSELTVLGLDI
- a CDS encoding Uma2 family endonuclease; translation: MVTLQLRQLTVPPGHRIILHNIAWQEFEEILTELGEHRASKLAYSQGNLEIRMPLPKHEVAKVIIGDLVKIILEELEIDCESFGSTTFKREDMDSGIEPDDSFYIQNHARMIGKEKIDLTIDPPPDLVIEIDVTSKTQLNAYLALAVPEIWRYANDKLQINIFENGKYIESEISPNFPKLPIKEIIPQFVEQSRTIGRSPTLRKFRQWLKKYDH